One part of the Nostoc sp. PCC 7120 = FACHB-418 genome encodes these proteins:
- a CDS encoding type I polyketide synthase, whose translation MNNPTGLEIAIIGINGKFPGANNLEEYWQNLRNGVESITNLTDEQIQKNGVDPTQLKHPNYVKRQAIIDNIEYFDAEFFGFNPREAEILDPQHRLFLECAWTALEDAGYNPENYTGAIGVYAGAAMNNYLLNLITNPQIQNQISRYQLFLSNDKDFLTTRVSYKLNLRGPSLDIQTACSTSLVAVHVACQSLLSGECDIALAGGVSLAKATGYLYQEGGIYSPDGHCRAFDADAQGTIAGSGLGIVVLKRLQEAIEDRDYIHAVIKGSAINNDGGLKVSYTAPRIDTQAAVIRAAQALAGVEPADISYIETHGTGTALGDPIEIAALTQAFRAGTEKTGFCAISSVKTNIGHLDAAAGIASLIKTVLALKHQQIPPNLHFQQPNPQIDFSQTPFYVNTNLVDWETDKTPRRAGVSSFGIGGTNAHVILEEAPIKFKIQNSKFKINYQMLCLSAKSEKALEEATINLATYLQQHPQFNLADIAYTLHIGRQHFAYRRMVLCQTTEEAAQILEKETKYTHTNSEKSPSIAFMFPGQGSHYLNMGKELYETEAIFREQIDHCCELLQHDLGLDLLSILFETESIPSPQSPVPSPQSQTIYAQPALFIIEYALAKLWISWGIQPQAMIGHSLGEYVVATLAGVFSLPDVLKLVALRGRLMQQCPTGAMLSVGMSAAKLQPLLTDNLVIAAYNAPELCVVSGTEAEIVQLETNLNKQGISNRRLQTSHAFHSPLMESMITPFIAAFQKITLQTPKIPFISNVTGTWITAEQATDPHYWVNHLRQPVQFATGIKELLTEPQQILLEVGAGRTLATLAKQQTNSHTILSSLRHPQDTQSDVAFLLQTLGQLWLAGVSIDWENFYTHQQRQRLPLPTYPFQRQRYWIDLKAGEQGSENIPSPRLYLPSWERSLPHPQVDIAEKRLCWLVFTDNYGIYQEIINTLQAVGHDVIIVSQGEKYDQPAYRTFTVNPQNSQDFVELWSDLELRELIPHHILYLWDLTDLQQQPLSLLYLAQAISSQSIEREITLTLVTNDGQLLLGNENIQPMKATVWGMGKVISQEIPQLTCRCVDISLSTVASTNEQIAQQLITECLNNQNDSVVAYRGNYRWNQIYKPLLMDDAQSKISVHEGGNYVILGDLTTGLGTVFAEFLMKNSVRLVLLSDVITETLKQSLDNVGIDYLSLNIDITKQAELENAIAQAETKFGQINGVFYSTPMSNEHSMAFLPQLTTKHWEYNYRTKIQGLCVLAEVLRDKPLDFCVLQSSLSTVLGGLGLAVYAAANAVIDMFAIQQNQNSKFPWISINWDACRSDLETDINHSFAANLVTLALTPAEVWQSTQHIIKLGLPESVVVTKSDLDKRLEKWVTNTPTKTKTETNNSYTRPQLTNEYIAPRDEIETAIAQIWQDLLGISPIGINDSFFDLGGHSLLAIQAISRLRDRFGVELSMRNLLYEAPTIAAIATIITTQNQNLEQMTALLTEIQTLTPEQIRQQLNHLS comes from the coding sequence ATGAACAACCCCACAGGACTAGAAATAGCAATAATTGGCATAAACGGTAAATTCCCCGGTGCTAATAACCTAGAAGAATATTGGCAAAACCTCCGCAACGGAGTAGAATCAATCACCAACTTAACCGACGAACAAATCCAAAAAAACGGCGTAGACCCCACACAATTAAAACATCCCAATTACGTCAAAAGACAAGCCATAATAGACAACATAGAATACTTTGACGCAGAATTTTTTGGCTTTAACCCCAGAGAAGCAGAAATTCTCGACCCCCAGCACAGACTATTTTTAGAATGTGCTTGGACAGCCTTAGAAGACGCAGGATATAACCCAGAAAACTACACCGGAGCAATTGGAGTTTATGCCGGTGCAGCCATGAATAACTATTTATTAAACCTAATTACAAACCCACAAATTCAAAATCAAATTAGCCGCTATCAACTATTTTTATCCAACGATAAAGACTTTCTCACCACCAGAGTTTCTTATAAATTAAATTTACGAGGCCCAAGTTTAGATATTCAAACAGCTTGTTCCACATCCTTAGTAGCAGTTCATGTAGCTTGTCAGAGTTTATTAAGTGGAGAATGCGACATAGCCCTAGCAGGGGGTGTATCCTTAGCAAAAGCCACAGGTTACTTATATCAAGAAGGCGGAATTTACTCACCTGATGGTCATTGTCGCGCCTTTGATGCTGATGCTCAAGGAACAATTGCAGGTAGTGGTTTAGGTATCGTTGTCCTTAAAAGACTGCAAGAAGCTATTGAAGATAGAGATTATATTCATGCTGTAATTAAAGGTTCAGCTATTAATAATGATGGCGGTTTAAAAGTCAGTTACACAGCACCGAGAATTGATACCCAAGCAGCAGTAATTCGCGCCGCACAAGCATTAGCTGGAGTAGAACCAGCAGATATTAGTTATATTGAAACCCACGGAACAGGAACAGCATTAGGAGATCCCATTGAAATTGCTGCTTTAACTCAAGCCTTCCGCGCCGGAACAGAAAAAACTGGATTTTGTGCCATATCATCAGTAAAAACCAACATCGGACACTTAGATGCAGCAGCAGGAATTGCCAGTTTAATCAAAACAGTTTTAGCACTCAAACACCAACAAATTCCCCCCAATTTACATTTTCAACAACCAAATCCCCAAATAGATTTTTCCCAAACACCCTTTTATGTGAATACTAATTTAGTTGACTGGGAAACAGATAAAACTCCCCGCCGTGCTGGTGTCAGTTCCTTTGGAATTGGGGGGACAAATGCTCATGTAATTTTAGAAGAAGCACCAATTAAATTCAAAATTCAAAATTCAAAATTCAAAATTAATTATCAGATGTTATGTTTATCGGCTAAAAGTGAAAAAGCTCTTGAAGAAGCAACAATTAATCTGGCTACATATTTACAACAGCATCCACAATTCAACCTTGCAGATATTGCTTATACCCTCCACATAGGACGACAACATTTTGCATATCGCCGGATGGTGTTGTGTCAAACCACAGAAGAAGCAGCGCAAATTTTAGAGAAAGAAACTAAATACACTCATACAAATTCCGAAAAAAGCCCAAGTATCGCCTTCATGTTTCCCGGACAAGGTAGTCATTACCTCAACATGGGTAAGGAATTATATGAGACAGAAGCTATATTTCGAGAGCAAATAGATCATTGCTGTGAATTATTACAGCATGATTTGGGGTTAGATTTGCTATCCATCCTATTTGAAACAGAAAGCATTCCCAGTCCCCAGTCCCCAGTCCCCAGTCCCCAGTCCCAAACCATCTACGCACAACCAGCATTATTTATAATCGAATATGCCTTAGCAAAATTATGGATATCTTGGGGTATTCAACCACAGGCCATGATTGGTCATAGTCTCGGCGAATACGTAGTAGCCACTTTAGCAGGTGTCTTTTCTCTCCCCGATGTTTTAAAATTAGTCGCATTGCGTGGTCGTTTAATGCAGCAATGTCCAACTGGTGCAATGCTCTCAGTAGGAATGTCAGCAGCTAAACTACAACCTCTGTTGACAGATAATTTAGTCATAGCGGCATACAATGCACCAGAATTATGTGTAGTATCTGGTACTGAAGCGGAAATCGTTCAACTAGAAACAAACTTAAATAAACAGGGAATTTCTAACCGTAGATTACAAACATCTCACGCTTTCCACTCACCCTTAATGGAGTCCATGATTACTCCATTTATCGCCGCTTTCCAGAAAATTACACTGCAAACACCCAAAATTCCCTTTATTTCTAACGTTACAGGAACTTGGATTACAGCAGAACAAGCAACTGATCCGCACTACTGGGTAAATCACTTACGTCAACCTGTACAATTTGCCACAGGAATCAAAGAACTGCTAACAGAACCTCAGCAAATTTTACTAGAAGTAGGAGCAGGACGAACACTTGCTACCTTAGCCAAACAACAAACCAACAGCCATACAATTTTATCTTCCTTACGTCATCCCCAAGATACACAATCAGATGTAGCATTTTTACTGCAAACCTTGGGTCAATTGTGGTTAGCAGGTGTATCAATTGATTGGGAAAATTTCTACACACACCAACAACGTCAACGTTTACCATTACCCACCTATCCTTTTCAACGTCAGCGTTACTGGATTGATTTGAAAGCAGGAGAGCAGGGGAGCGAGAATATACCCAGTCCCCGGCTTTATCTTCCCTCTTGGGAACGTAGTTTACCTCATCCCCAAGTAGACATAGCTGAAAAACGCTTGTGTTGGTTGGTGTTTACAGATAATTACGGTATTTATCAAGAAATAATTAATACGCTACAAGCGGTTGGACATGATGTAATTATTGTGAGCCAAGGTGAAAAATACGACCAACCTGCATATCGTACTTTTACAGTTAATCCCCAAAACTCACAGGATTTTGTGGAATTGTGGTCAGATTTAGAACTGCGAGAACTCATTCCTCACCATATTTTATATTTATGGGATTTAACTGATTTACAACAGCAACCACTCAGTTTGTTGTATTTAGCGCAAGCAATTTCATCACAGTCAATTGAGCGAGAAATAACATTAACTTTGGTAACAAATGATGGGCAATTGTTGTTAGGGAATGAAAATATTCAACCCATGAAAGCGACAGTTTGGGGTATGGGTAAAGTGATTTCTCAAGAAATACCACAATTAACTTGTCGCTGTGTTGATATTTCATTATCCACTGTAGCTAGTACAAATGAACAAATCGCCCAACAATTAATTACAGAATGTTTAAATAATCAGAATGATTCTGTAGTTGCTTATCGGGGTAATTATAGATGGAATCAAATTTATAAACCCTTATTAATGGACGATGCACAATCAAAAATATCTGTACATGAAGGAGGAAATTATGTAATTTTGGGAGACTTAACAACGGGTTTAGGAACAGTATTTGCTGAATTTCTGATGAAAAATTCAGTGCGATTAGTGCTACTTAGTGATGTCATTACCGAAACTCTCAAACAAAGTTTAGATAATGTTGGTATTGATTACTTATCACTCAATATAGATATTACCAAGCAAGCAGAATTAGAAAATGCTATAGCTCAAGCCGAAACAAAATTCGGACAAATAAATGGGGTATTTTACTCCACACCCATGAGCAATGAGCATTCAATGGCATTTTTACCCCAATTAACTACAAAACACTGGGAATATAACTACCGTACCAAAATCCAGGGCTTATGTGTTTTAGCTGAAGTTTTGCGGGATAAACCTTTAGATTTCTGTGTATTACAATCTTCCCTGTCCACAGTGTTAGGTGGGTTAGGTTTAGCCGTATACGCTGCGGCGAATGCAGTAATTGATATGTTTGCTATCCAACAAAATCAAAATAGCAAATTCCCCTGGATTAGCATTAACTGGGATGCTTGTCGTAGCGACTTAGAAACAGATATTAATCATAGTTTCGCCGCCAATTTAGTAACATTAGCACTCACACCGGCAGAAGTATGGCAATCAACCCAACATATTATCAAATTGGGTTTACCAGAATCGGTTGTAGTTACAAAATCTGACTTAGACAAACGTTTAGAAAAGTGGGTAACAAACACCCCAACCAAAACCAAAACAGAAACCAATAACAGCTACACCCGTCCCCAACTCACCAATGAATATATTGCACCCCGTGACGAAATTGAAACAGCGATCGCCCAAATTTGGCAAGACCTATTAGGAATTTCCCCCATAGGAATTAATGATAGCTTCTTCGACTTAGGCGGACACTCCCTACTAGCCATCCAAGCCATTTCCAGATTACGCGATCGCTTTGGTGTCGAACTCTCAATGCGAAACCTCCTCTACGAAGCACCCACAATCGCCGCAATCGCCACAATCATCACCACCCAAAACCAAAACCTAGAACAAATGACAGCCCTACTCACAGAAATCCAAACCCTCACCCCAGAACAAATCCGCCAACAACTCAACCACCTCTCCTAA
- a CDS encoding non-ribosomal peptide synthetase, which produces MNTTLNQKMIEDIYPLSSLQQGMLFHSLYAPNSGAYVVQVSYELHGNLNIAAFEAAWQDLINRHPVLRTAFVWDNLEKPLQVVGKQVKCQINHLDWSDVSVQQQQEALKVLLLQKQREQGFNLSQAPLMQMTLIQLKSEVYQFVWSYHHLLLDGWSVQVLLKEFIVIYQAYIQQQTPVLLNPRRYRDYIGWLQQQNLAEAETFWKQQLQGFVSPTQLNVGQNLDVRPDNLHSHYHEEKIQLSVELTSKLQTLAKQQQLTINTFVQGAWALLLSRYSGEKNVLFATVSAGRPSALNGADAMVGLFINTLPFRVLVSPEETLYQWLQKLQNQQVEIRQYEYSSLVDIHRWSQVSPSIPLFETLVVFENYPIEPALKQSLASLEIRNIQATEQTNYPLTLYAVVDSQLALRILYDSDRFHHTTITQILEQLETLLLGMTQGDCNLATLPFLSPTQQQQILIDWNATTQEIPQQCVHEIISQQAQQTPDATAVVFADKTLTYAELNAKSNQIAHYLLQLGIKPEARIGVYLERSSPLLIIALLGILKAGAAYVPLDPTFPPERLRFMMADAELKLLLTQTSLTSVITDKIATINLDELEEDISQQPIFDPQIKVTPEQLTYLIYTSGSTGQPKGVMIEGRSLVNILTDLKQRLSITPNDKLLAVTTIAFDIAALELFLPLIAGAQVVLPPQTALVDPRQLANCIEHHQITIMQATPATWRLLLASGWEGKQDLKILCGGEALENTLAQQLLSCSQEVWNLYGPTETTIWSAAQKLSIDEPVTIGHPIANTQFYILDEQLQPVPIGVPGELYIGGAGVARGYWKRPDLTAERFKGLGTGQRNYPTPYSLLPTPLYKTGDRVRYLRDGKLEYLGRLDYQIKIRGFRIELGEIEAVLAQHPAVEQAVVTLREDEPGEQRLVAYIVSHPEIIPTELRTFLGEKLPIYMMPSAFILLEKFPLTPNGKIDRKALPKSNNLPLTTTNNFIPPQTQIEQTLSDIWQQLLGREKISIHDNFFDLGGHSLLIVRMQGQLTLKLNQNIPLVDLFRYPTINSLAKYLTQNTPTSDKEIENRISQQQTGKQRLLQQRQTRLKT; this is translated from the coding sequence ATGAATACAACTCTAAATCAAAAAATGATTGAGGATATTTATCCCCTCTCATCTTTGCAGCAGGGTATGTTATTTCATAGTCTGTATGCGCCTAACTCTGGTGCTTATGTGGTACAGGTAAGTTATGAGTTACATGGTAATTTAAATATTGCGGCTTTTGAGGCTGCTTGGCAAGATTTAATCAATCGTCATCCTGTTTTACGCACAGCTTTTGTTTGGGATAATTTAGAAAAGCCGCTACAAGTAGTTGGGAAGCAAGTAAAATGTCAGATTAATCATCTTGATTGGAGTGATGTTTCAGTTCAGCAACAACAGGAAGCTTTAAAAGTTCTGCTGCTACAAAAACAGCGCGAACAGGGATTTAATTTATCCCAAGCACCTCTGATGCAAATGACACTCATTCAGTTAAAATCTGAAGTTTATCAGTTTGTTTGGAGTTATCACCATTTATTATTAGATGGTTGGTCTGTTCAGGTACTTTTAAAAGAATTTATTGTTATTTATCAAGCATATATTCAACAACAAACACCTGTTTTACTCAACCCACGTCGCTATCGAGATTATATTGGGTGGTTACAGCAACAAAACTTGGCGGAAGCTGAGACTTTTTGGAAACAGCAATTACAGGGGTTTGTGTCGCCAACGCAGTTAAATGTTGGTCAAAACCTAGATGTTCGTCCCGATAATTTACATAGTCATTATCACGAGGAAAAAATTCAGCTTTCAGTCGAATTAACTAGCAAACTGCAAACCCTAGCCAAACAACAACAATTAACCATCAATACCTTTGTCCAAGGTGCTTGGGCGTTGTTGTTAAGTCGCTATAGTGGGGAAAAAAATGTTTTATTTGCTACCGTTAGTGCAGGTCGTCCCAGTGCGCTGAATGGTGCTGATGCAATGGTGGGATTATTTATCAATACCTTACCATTCCGGGTGTTAGTTTCTCCTGAAGAGACACTATATCAATGGTTGCAAAAGCTACAAAATCAGCAAGTAGAAATACGGCAATATGAATATAGTTCTTTAGTAGATATTCATCGTTGGAGTCAAGTTTCACCATCCATACCACTATTTGAAACCTTGGTGGTATTTGAAAATTATCCCATTGAACCTGCTCTGAAACAGTCTTTAGCATCTTTGGAAATTCGCAATATTCAAGCTACGGAACAGACGAATTATCCTCTGACGCTGTATGCAGTGGTGGATTCTCAGCTTGCTTTGAGAATTTTATATGATAGCGATCGCTTTCACCATACCACCATCACCCAAATCTTAGAACAGTTAGAAACCCTGTTGTTAGGAATGACACAGGGAGATTGTAATTTAGCCACACTCCCATTTCTCAGTCCCACCCAACAACAGCAAATACTCATTGACTGGAACGCCACAACACAGGAAATTCCTCAGCAATGTGTTCATGAAATCATCAGCCAGCAAGCACAACAAACACCGGACGCGACAGCAGTTGTATTTGCAGATAAAACCCTAACTTATGCCGAATTAAACGCCAAATCCAACCAAATCGCCCATTATCTACTACAACTAGGAATCAAACCAGAAGCCAGAATTGGGGTTTATTTAGAGCGTTCATCGCCATTATTAATCATAGCCCTACTGGGTATCCTCAAAGCTGGTGCAGCCTACGTACCACTAGACCCCACCTTCCCCCCAGAACGTCTGCGTTTCATGATGGCAGATGCAGAGTTAAAATTGTTGCTTACACAAACATCTTTAACTAGTGTTATTACTGACAAAATAGCAACAATTAACCTCGATGAATTAGAGGAAGATATTAGCCAGCAGCCAATATTTGACCCACAAATTAAAGTAACACCAGAACAACTAACTTATTTAATTTATACATCTGGGTCAACAGGGCAACCAAAAGGGGTGATGATTGAAGGGCGATCGCTCGTTAACATCTTAACAGACCTGAAACAACGTTTATCAATCACCCCTAACGACAAACTCCTAGCAGTCACCACCATCGCCTTTGACATCGCCGCCTTAGAATTATTTCTCCCCTTAATTGCAGGCGCACAAGTCGTATTACCCCCCCAAACAGCCTTAGTTGACCCTCGCCAACTCGCCAACTGCATAGAACACCATCAAATTACCATCATGCAAGCCACCCCCGCAACTTGGCGGTTACTTCTAGCCAGTGGTTGGGAAGGGAAACAGGACTTAAAAATCCTCTGTGGTGGCGAAGCACTAGAGAATACCCTAGCCCAACAGTTATTATCTTGCAGTCAAGAAGTCTGGAATCTATACGGCCCAACAGAAACCACAATTTGGTCAGCAGCCCAGAAACTAAGTATAGATGAACCCGTAACCATCGGTCATCCCATCGCCAACACACAATTTTACATCCTCGACGAACAGTTACAACCCGTCCCCATCGGCGTACCAGGAGAATTATATATTGGTGGTGCAGGAGTCGCCAGAGGATATTGGAAACGCCCAGACTTAACAGCAGAGAGATTTAAGGGACTGGGGACTGGGCAGAGAAATTACCCTACTCCCTACTCCCTACTCCCTACTCCCTTATACAAAACAGGCGATCGCGTCCGCTACCTAAGAGATGGTAAACTCGAATACTTAGGGAGACTAGATTATCAAATCAAAATTCGCGGATTTCGCATCGAACTAGGAGAAATAGAAGCGGTACTAGCACAACATCCCGCAGTAGAACAAGCAGTAGTCACCCTGCGAGAAGATGAACCAGGAGAACAGCGTTTAGTAGCCTATATAGTCTCCCACCCTGAAATTATCCCCACAGAACTACGCACATTTTTAGGTGAAAAACTACCTATATATATGATGCCATCGGCATTCATATTATTAGAAAAATTCCCCCTCACACCCAACGGTAAAATAGACCGCAAAGCATTACCAAAATCCAACAATTTACCTTTAACAACCACTAATAATTTCATACCACCGCAAACCCAAATCGAACAAACCCTGTCTGATATTTGGCAACAATTATTAGGTAGAGAAAAAATCAGCATTCATGATAACTTCTTCGACTTAGGAGGACATTCATTATTAATAGTAAGAATGCAAGGACAACTCACCCTAAAACTCAATCAAAACATACCCCTAGTAGACCTATTCCGTTATCCCACCATCAACTCCCTAGCAAAATACCTAACCCAAAACACCCCCACATCAGATAAAGAAATAGAAAACAGAATCTCCCAACAACAAACCGGAAAACAAAGACTCCTCCAACAAAGACAAACAAGACTAAAAACCTAA